One window of the Zea mays cultivar B73 chromosome 3, Zm-B73-REFERENCE-NAM-5.0, whole genome shotgun sequence genome contains the following:
- the LOC100282407 gene encoding delta-7-sterol-C5 produces MEAVARSGDYLWRFVAETEWYNEVVLSAVAPGDWWRGLPHPVQSWMRNCVGGYLLYFISGFLWCFVIYYWKRHAYIPKDAIPTNEAMKKQIVVASKAMPFYCALPTLSEYMIESGWTRSYFDISEIGFSMYLCYMAMYLIFVEFGIYWMHRELHDIKPLYKYLHATHHIYNKENTLSPFAGLAFHPLDGVLQAIPHVFALFLFPTHFRTHIALLFLEAVWTTNIHDCIHGKIWPVMGAGYHTIHHTTYRHNYGHYTIWMDWMFGTLNEPEDILKKA; encoded by the exons ATGGAGGCCGTGGCGCGCAGCGGCGACTACCTTTGGCGGTTCGTGGCGGAGACAGAGTGGTACAACGAGGTTGTCCTCAGCGCCGTGGCGCCAGGCGACTGGTGGCGCGGCCTGCCGCACCCGGTGCAGTCATGGATGCGCAACTGCGTCGGCGGTTACCTCCTCTATTTCATCTCTGGTTTCCTCTGGTGCTTCGTCATCTACTACTGGAAGCGCCACGCCTACATCCCCAAAG ATGCCATCCCCACAAATGAAGCTATGAAGAAGCAAATAGTTGTAGCATCGAAGGCTATGCCTTTTTACTGCGCTCTTCCAACTTTATCTGAATATATGATTGAGAGCGGATGGACTCGGAGCTACTTCGATATCAGCGAAATTGGTTTTTCTATGTACCTCTGTTATATGGCTATGTATCTCATCTTTGTGGAGTTTGGAATTTACTGGATGCACAGAGAGTTGCATGACATAAAACCATTATACAAATATCTGCATGCAACCCACCATATTTACAACAAGGAGAATACCTTGTCTCCATTTGCTG GACTTGCATTTCATCCACTGGATGGTGTTCTGCAAGCAATACCACATGTGTTCGCGCTCTTCCTCTTTCCAACGCACTTCAGGACACATATTGCACTCTTGTTCCTAGAGGCTGTGTGGACAACAAACATCCACGACTGCATTCATGGCAAGATATGGCCAGTCATGGGTGCTGGATATCACACCATTCACCATACGACATACCGCCACAACTATGGCCACTACACCATCTGGATGGACTGGATGTTTGGTACGCTCAATGAGCCAGAAGATATCCTCAAGAAGGCTTGA